GGCTTAAAGTGGATATTGCCAATATGGTTTATGATACCTGCGAGGTAATTGTAGAGGGTAACAAAGCTGCCAACGATTATAAAAACTTCGAGTTTGAATTGATCAAATATTTCTCCATGACCTCGCCGGTAAGCGAGGAGGAATTTGGCAAACTCAGTACCCAGGAAATAACCGGTAGGGTATACAAGGCAAGTTACGACCATTATAAGGAAAAAATGGAACGCAATGCCGCCACCGCACTACCCGTAATCAAAAAGGTATACGAGGACAATGCAAATAATTTTGAGCGTATCGTAGTACCCTTTACGGATGGTATCAAAACGCTGAATGTGGTCACCAACCTGCAAGAAGCGTATGAAAGTAATGGTAAGCAATTGGTGACGGATTTTGAAAAGAATATTTCATTGGCCATCATCGATGACTCTTGGAAAACACATCTACGTAAAATGGATGAATTAAAACAGTCCGTTCAATTGGCCGTTCATGAACAGAAAGATCCTTTGTTGATTTATAAGTTCGAAGCTTTTGAACTATTTAAACAAATGATTGAAAAGGTAAATAAGGAAATTGTCTCCTTCCTATTTAAAGGAGAACTACCTTCCGGAAATCCCAATGATATTAGGGAGGCCAGAAACGCTCCACAACGAAAGGAAAAAATACAGACTTCAAAGGAAGAAATACCCAATAGTGACGAACTGGCCGCACAGAATAGGGCGGTGGGACAGACACAAAGACAACGACCATCGGTTACGGAAACCATTATAAGGGAGCAACCCAAAATTGGTAGAAATGAAAAAGTGACCATTAAAAATGTTATGTCGGGAGAAAGTAAAACCGTGAAATATAAACAGGCAGAACCACTCATCTCCAAAGGGGAATGGGTTCTGATAAACGATTAAATCCTTATCCACTTTAAAAAGGGCGCTCAAATGAGCGCCTTTTTTGTTTTCTTCTTTTTTTCCTTTGCTGCAAATATTGAACCCTTAAATATGAGTCCTTTATAAATTTTAAATATCTTTAAAAGGATTGTTTGAATTTATACCATGAAAAATACAAGAAGGGAATTTATTTTCTCTGTTAGCATGTTGGCGGCAAGCAGTGCCTTTCCGGTACACGCATTTGCCTTTAATAAATCAAAAAAACTCAAAGTTGCCCTTGTAGGTACAGGTGTAAGGGGTATTACATTTTGGGGAAAACGTTTGTTGGACGAGTATTCTGAAATTTTGGAATTTGTAGGCCTCAGTGATATAAATCCAAGCCGGTTGGAATATGGCAAGCAATATATAGGAGCTACCTGCCCTACGTTTGCTTCCTTTGAGGAAATGGTTTCAATAACAAAACCAGACCTTGTAATCGTAACCACGAAAGATTCAACCCACCATGAATTTATCATCAAAGGTCTTGAAATGGGCTGCGATGTCCTCACGGAAAAGCCCTTAACCGTTGATGAGGTAAAATGCCAGCAAATACTCGATGCCGAAAAAGCGTCCAACAAAAACCTAATTGTTGGGTTTAATTATAGATGGAGCCCCTATGCCACAAAAATCAAGGAATTGATTGCAAATAAGACGATTGGAAATTTAGTCTCGGTTGACTTTAATTGGTATCTAAATACCTATCACGGTGCTTCGTATTTTAGAAGATGGCATGGTGAAATGGAGAGTAGCGGATCACTTTGGGTCCATAAGGCCACCCATCATTTTGATTTGCTCAATTGGTGGATCGACTCTGAACCCAATGAAGTCTTTGCCTATGGCGACTTGGAGTTTTACGGAAAAAATGGCCCTTTTAGGGGAAAGAATTGTAGAACCTGCGGCCATAAAACCGAATGTGCCTTTTATTGGGACATCAACAAGGATGAATTTTCCAAAAAATTATATGCGGACCATGAACACGAGGACGGATACATAAGGGACAACTGCCTTTTTAGGGAAGACATCAATATTTACGATAAAATGTCTGCCCAAGTAAAATACACGGACAATACGATACTGAATTATTCCCTGACCACCTATTCCCCGTTTGAGGGATGGCGGGTTGCCTTCAACGGAACCGAAGGTAGAATAGAGGCCTGGTTGGATATTCCTTACTATGAGAAAACATCTATCGAGGAAGCTGAAAAACACGCCAACGAAATGGCACAGAACGGCGAGGAAATCGTTGCGAAAAAACCTATTGTAATTCATAAATTGTGGCAAGAGTTTGAAACCGTCCAAGTGGATATGGAAGAAAGCGGTCACGGCGGGGGGGATAAACGCCTTCAAGATAAAATATTCGTCAACCCTAAAGTACCGGACCCCTACGGAAGAACTGCCGGCATAAGGGATGGAGCCATGTCCATATTAATTGGAATAGCAGCGCGGAAGAGTATTCAATCCGGGACCCCCATAAATATATCCGAATTAACGGATTTGAGGCCACAGGAAAGAAGATCATAAGTTTCGGATTATTTTCTTGGAGAAAACAAAATATCTTAGCATGGTGTTAAAAACATACCTAGATTTACAAAGGAAACTTTGATTACCAATTTTTTAAGTTGATAGTATGCCAGATTCTCATATAGAACAAGAATACGTTAGGGACAAAACAAAACTAGTTTTAAAGGTAAATTATATTACTAGTGCTTTGGCCATTGCTTTCGGAATTGTTTGTGTATTTCTAATGAATATAAAAGAGGTAATTCCACACGTGCTTTTTCTTTATGGAGTTGCCAATCTTGCCAATACGCATGTGTATCGATATACAAAAAAGATTGATATTACTTACTACATATCTTCATTTATGGCCTTGGTCAGCGCTCTGATCGTGACCCTTTATAGTGGAGGCATCAATAGTTCCTTTATTTTTATGTTGGCCCTAGTGGTATTTGCCGGGTACGTGAATACACGTAAACAAGGTCGGTTTTTTTCATACTTGACTTTTGGCATCATCATTTTCATATTCTCGCAAAGTTTTCCTGAACTAAGCTTTACACGAAATCTTGTTCCAACTGAGTTCAGAAGTGTATTCAGTCTCTTATCGGTATCTTTTTCCCTCTTTTTATTGGGCAGCATCTTTGGAAAGGATTTACTAAAGTCGCACAACGCCCTATACAAGTCAAAAAAAGAGCTCACACTGCAAATGCACGAAAAGGAATTACTCTTAAAAGAAGTGCACCACAGAGTGAAGAACAATCTTCAAACGGTATCCAGTCTCTTGAGCCTTCAGACCCGTAATGTGGAGGAAACCAGAATGAAGAATCTCTTGAAAAGCACGCAGAACCGTGTAATTTCCATGGCCATGGTACACGAAATGCTCTATATGCGTAAGGACATTAGTCAAATCGAATATAAATCCTATGTACAGGAACTTAGCGAATATTTGATCCGATCCATAAAAGGTTTGGACAGTAAAGTCCAACTAAAAATCGATATCCCTGAAATCAAATTGGGAATCGATACGGCCATTCCATTAGGTCTTTTGATAAACGAAGCTGTCACCAACGCACTCAAATATGGTTTTGCAGATGATCAGGAAGGGGAAATCTATATTGCCCTTAAAAAAGAAATAGATAAACACTACGTGCTAAATATTGGTGATAACGGCGTAGGTTTTCCCGATACCATAAGCTATAAGAATTCCAAATCCTTGGGGCTCAAATTGATTCACAATCTTACAAGACAACTTAAGGGATCCATACAGAAAGATACAAGCAAAAAAGGGACCAACTATATTATTAGGTTTCAGGAAATAAAACAGCAATTGTCACCGGTAGCATAAATTTCTACTACCAAATCTGCTTACTTCACAATATTGATTGAAACAACGTATTGGGTATCCTGATTTCCCCCGATATTTCCTATATTTAGAAAGCTATTATAACGCGAAGCTTTCACCAACCTAAAACCAAATGAAAAAAGTATTCTTCCCGATTTTCCTATTAGTCCTTTGTATAAACATTTCATTTTCCCAATCCCTGGAGGGTGATGGCCCCTATCCACAGTTAATAATTCGCGGGGTCATGCTGATCAATGGAAATGGGGCACCGCCTCAAGGACCTATTGACATAGTCGTAGAAAATAATATTATCAAGGACATCCAAGTTGTTGGGTATCCTGGGGTAAAAATCAAAGAATCGGATAGGCCACAATTGAAACCTGATGGCAAGGAGTTGGACTGTACCGGAATGTACCTCATGCCCGGTCTTATTGATATGCACGGACATATTGGTGGAAAAGCCCAAGGTGCAGAACCTGATTATGTATTCAAACTATGGATGGCCCATGGAATCACCACGGTACGGGAACCGAGCGGGAGGGGCGTTGACTTCACCATGGACCTCAAGAAAAAAAGTGAAAAGAATGAAATCATTGCCCCACGTATTATGGCCTATACGGCATTTGGGCAAACCAGTAAATCATTCAATCCACTCAATGACATTCCTATCTCCACTCCAGAACAAGCAAGGGAATGGGTTAGGGCCAATGCCAAAAAAGGTGCGGACGGCATAAAATTCTTTGGGGCAGAACCAGAGATTATGGAAGCGGCCTTGGACGAAAATAAAAAATTGGGGCTGGGTTCCGCTTGCCATCATGCCCAATTAAGTGTTGCAAGATGGAACGTACTGCACTCTGCACGTGCTGGTCTAACATCCATGGAACACTGGTACGGACTCCCGGAAGCTTTATTCGACAGTAGAACGGTACAGGATTACCCTTTGGACTAC
The DNA window shown above is from Maribacter algicola and carries:
- a CDS encoding Gfo/Idh/MocA family oxidoreductase yields the protein MKNTRREFIFSVSMLAASSAFPVHAFAFNKSKKLKVALVGTGVRGITFWGKRLLDEYSEILEFVGLSDINPSRLEYGKQYIGATCPTFASFEEMVSITKPDLVIVTTKDSTHHEFIIKGLEMGCDVLTEKPLTVDEVKCQQILDAEKASNKNLIVGFNYRWSPYATKIKELIANKTIGNLVSVDFNWYLNTYHGASYFRRWHGEMESSGSLWVHKATHHFDLLNWWIDSEPNEVFAYGDLEFYGKNGPFRGKNCRTCGHKTECAFYWDINKDEFSKKLYADHEHEDGYIRDNCLFREDINIYDKMSAQVKYTDNTILNYSLTTYSPFEGWRVAFNGTEGRIEAWLDIPYYEKTSIEEAEKHANEMAQNGEEIVAKKPIVIHKLWQEFETVQVDMEESGHGGGDKRLQDKIFVNPKVPDPYGRTAGIRDGAMSILIGIAARKSIQSGTPINISELTDLRPQERRS
- a CDS encoding sensor histidine kinase; amino-acid sequence: MPDSHIEQEYVRDKTKLVLKVNYITSALAIAFGIVCVFLMNIKEVIPHVLFLYGVANLANTHVYRYTKKIDITYYISSFMALVSALIVTLYSGGINSSFIFMLALVVFAGYVNTRKQGRFFSYLTFGIIIFIFSQSFPELSFTRNLVPTEFRSVFSLLSVSFSLFLLGSIFGKDLLKSHNALYKSKKELTLQMHEKELLLKEVHHRVKNNLQTVSSLLSLQTRNVEETRMKNLLKSTQNRVISMAMVHEMLYMRKDISQIEYKSYVQELSEYLIRSIKGLDSKVQLKIDIPEIKLGIDTAIPLGLLINEAVTNALKYGFADDQEGEIYIALKKEIDKHYVLNIGDNGVGFPDTISYKNSKSLGLKLIHNLTRQLKGSIQKDTSKKGTNYIIRFQEIKQQLSPVA
- a CDS encoding amidohydrolase family protein, translating into MKKVFFPIFLLVLCINISFSQSLEGDGPYPQLIIRGVMLINGNGAPPQGPIDIVVENNIIKDIQVVGYPGVKIKESDRPQLKPDGKELDCTGMYLMPGLIDMHGHIGGKAQGAEPDYVFKLWMAHGITTVREPSGRGVDFTMDLKKKSEKNEIIAPRIMAYTAFGQTSKSFNPLNDIPISTPEQAREWVRANAKKGADGIKFFGAEPEIMEAALDENKKLGLGSACHHAQLSVARWNVLHSARAGLTSMEHWYGLPEALFDSRTVQDYPLDYNYQNEQHRFENAGNLWSQAAEPYSEHWNSVMNELLELDFTLDPTFNIYEASRDLHKARRAEWHEDYTLPTLWEFYQPSKISHGSYWHDWGTEQEVAWKKNYDLWMTFVNEYKNRGGRVTTGSDSGFIFQLYGFAYIRELELLREAGFHPLEIIRSATLNGAEALGMDDKIGSVAIGKLADFAIIAENPLQNLKVLYGTGAIKLTEDNQVVRVGGVEYTIKDGIIYDSKALLADVKRQVDEAKAKENYTIKQPGIKQ